ATTCGAAGATCGCGCCGATCTCCGCGGCGGAGTGCGGTGCGAGCCGCGCGCGCAGCTCGGGCAGCAGCCACTCGCGCGCCTGCACGCGCAGGTTGTTGGTCGCGACCCGCGGATCGTCCTTCAGCGCGGCAAGGCCGAATGCATCGCAGAACAGCGCCCACTGCGTGTCTGACACGACCGCGAGAAAGATCTGCTCGCCGTCCTTCACGGAGAACACGTCGTAGACGGCCCACGCGGAAATCCGGCTCGGCATCGGCGACGCGGCCTGCCCCGTCACCGCGAACTGCATCATGTGCTGCGCGACGAGGAATACGTTGTTCTCGAACAGCGAACTCTGCACCTGCTGGCCGCGGCCGGTGCGCTCGCGCTGCGCGAGCGCGGCCATCGCGCCGATCGCGCCGAACATGCCGCCCATGATGTCGTTTACGCTCGAGCCCGCGCGCAGCGGCCGCCCGTCGGGGCCTGTCATGTATGCGAGGCCGCCCATCATCTGCACGACTTCGTCGAGCGCCGTGCGATGCTCGTAGGGCCCCGGCAGGAAGCCCTTGTGCGATACGTAGACGAGGCGCGGATTGAGCGTCGACAGCGCGGGATAGCCGAGGCCGAGCCGGTCCATCGTGCCGCTCTTGAAATTCTCGCTGAAGACATCCGCCGTCGCGATGAGGCGCAGCACGATCTCCAGCCCGCGCGGATCCTTCACGTCGACCGCGAGGCTCTTCTTGTTGCGATTGAACATCCCGAAGAAGCCCGCGCCGGAGCCGCGCAGCGCACGCGTGCTGTCGCCCGCGAGCGGCTCGATCTTGATGACTTCCGCGCCGAGATCCGCGAGCAGCATTCCACAGGTCGGACCCATCACCATGTGCGTCATCTCGATCACGCGCACGCCTTCGTACGGCAGCGCCGAAGCCGGTTGGCGATCGTTCATTGCGCGACTCCCGTCAGGCAACCTTCCGGTTGGGCCGCGGTCGGTGCGCGGCCGTCCGCATAGCGGAAGCCCTTCGGCAACCCGGCGTC
The DNA window shown above is from Burkholderia pyrrocinia and carries:
- a CDS encoding CaiB/BaiF CoA transferase family protein, with protein sequence MNDRQPASALPYEGVRVIEMTHMVMGPTCGMLLADLGAEVIKIEPLAGDSTRALRGSGAGFFGMFNRNKKSLAVDVKDPRGLEIVLRLIATADVFSENFKSGTMDRLGLGYPALSTLNPRLVYVSHKGFLPGPYEHRTALDEVVQMMGGLAYMTGPDGRPLRAGSSVNDIMGGMFGAIGAMAALAQRERTGRGQQVQSSLFENNVFLVAQHMMQFAVTGQAASPMPSRISAWAVYDVFSVKDGEQIFLAVVSDTQWALFCDAFGLAALKDDPRVATNNLRVQAREWLLPELRARLAPHSAAEIGAIFESIGLPYAPITKPQDLFDDPHLLATGGLEAVTLPADASSAGRPVDTRTALLPLTLAGERLRLRAAPPALGQDTRALLGELGYTPDDARALIDAGVVAGQHGADGAAQGDGPGGAPSPNEVASA